The following nucleotide sequence is from Agromyces sp. SYSU T00194.
CCGTGATCGAGGACGGCGACGCCGCCAACGCGGTCAACATCCTGCTGCTCGGATCGGACACGCGCGACGCCGTCGGCGACGACATCACCGACCTGCCCGGCGGCCAGCGCTCCGACACGATCATGGTCGTCAACATCTCGGGCGACCGCGAGCACGTCACCGTCATGTCGATCCTGCGCGACAGCTGGGTCGAGATCCCCGGCCACGGCACCGCGAAGATCAACGCGGCGCTCTCCTACGGCGGCGTCCCGCTGGCCGTGCAGGTCATCGAGGGCCTCATCGACGCGCGCATCGACCAGGTCGCCATCGTCGACGCCGAGAGCTTCAAGGGCCTCACCGACGCGCTCGGCGGGGTCGACCTCAACAACCCGATCGCGTTCCAGAGCACCCACATCGACCACTTCTTCCCGCAGGGGATGCAGCACCTCGACGGCGAGCTCGCGATGGCCTATGCCCGGGAGCGCAAGGCGTACGCCGACGGCGACTACCAGCGCGTGCGCAACCAGCAGCTGTTCATCAGTTCCGTGATGGACACGGCACTGAGCGCCGACACCGCACTGAACCCCGGTCGCGTCGCCGACATCGTGAGCGCCGTCTCGCCGTTCATCACGGTGAGTGAGGGGCTGAACGCCGCGTACGTGGGCGGGCTCGCGCTCGAGATGACCTCGATCCGCAAGGACGACATCACGTTCTTCACGATGCCCACGTCGGGCATCGGGGTCTCCGCCGACGGGCAGTCGATCGTGATCGTCGACGAGTCGCGCATCCCCGAGATGCAGGAGGCGTGGGCCGAGGACGAGGTGAACGAGTTCGCGAACCTCGTGAAGTCCGGCGGCTGATCGGGCCGTCGCTCAGGCGCCCGTGACGCGTGCCGCCGTCGCGCGCCGTGCCTCCCGGTGGTCGAGGGCCATGGCCAGCACGCAGCCGAGCAGCACCCCGATGGTGTTCGAGATCACGTCGCGCAGGTCCGCAGTGCGCTCGGGGAGGAACCGTTCCTGCAGCGCCTCCGCCGTGATGCTGAGCGAGGTGCCGACCGCGAGCGTGAGTGCGGCGCGCGCCCACCGCGCTCGTCGCACCCCGGGGACCCGGCCGGTGAACGCGTAGCCGAACAGTCCGAGCGGCAGGAACAGCAGCACGTTCGACGTGAACTCGATGAGGATGTACGTGTAGCGCGAGGCGATGCCGATGCTGCCCATCGCGTCGAGCACGAGCACGAAGCGCGTGCCCCGCTCGCCGTCGATCGGGTACGGATAGCCGAGCGTCAGGCCGAGCAGTGCGAAGTAGGCCACGACCAGCACGGCCGTGAGCCACGGGCGCCGGCGGAACCATCCCACCCGCACAGCCTAGGTGGCGACGACGGATCCGGGAAGCGCCCGGGGGCGCCGGCGGGGCGCACGTCGGCGGATGGCACGATGGGGGGATGGCACGACCCATCGAGGACTACGCACTGATCGGCGACTGCCACACCGCCGCCCTCCTCGCGAGCGACGGGAGCATCGACTGGCTCTGCCTGCCGAGGTTCGACTCGGCGTCGGTGTTCGGCGCGCTCCTCGGCGACGAGGAGCACGGCATGTGGCGTGTCGCGCCCGCAGGGGCGGCCACGTCGACCACCCGCGCGTACCGTGACGACACCTTCGCGGTGACCACCCGCTGGGAGACCGAACGCGGGGCGGTGGACGTGATCGACGTGATGCCGCGCGGCGACCGGCGCGCCGACGTCATCCGGCGCGTCCGGGGGGTGCGGGGCACGGTGGACATGGTCGAGGACCTGCGCATCCGGTTCGACTACGCCGCCGCGCTGCCGTGGATGCGGCAGGTGGGCACCGAGGAGCGACCGGCGCTCCTGGCGGTCGCCGGGCCGGACGCGATCATCGTGCGCGGACCGCAGCTGGTGGCATCCGACCACCGCCACCTGGCGCACTTCACGGTCGCCGAGGGCGAGACCGTCGACATCGTGCTCACCTGGTACCCCGCCTACCGTGAGCCGCCGCCCGCGATCGACGTCGACCGGCGGCTGGAGGAGGACCACGAGTGGTGGCGCGCCTGGGCGTCCGCGTGCATCGAACCGGGTGCCTACGACGACGCGGTGCATCGCTCGCTGCTCGTGCTGCGCGCGCTCACGCACGAGGACACCGGCGGCATCGTCGCGGCCGCGACGACCAGCCTGCCGGAGCGGTTCGGCGGCTCGCGCAACTGGGACTACCGGTACGTGTGGCTGCGCGACGCCGCGCTGACCCTCGAGTCGCTGTTGCTGCACGGCTACGACGAGGAGGCGCTCGAGTGGCGCAACTGGCTCCTGCGTGCGATCGCGGGGGACCCGGGCGACGTGCAGATCATGTACGGGCTCTCCGGAGAGCGGCGCCTCATGGAGTACACGCTGGACGTGCTGCCGGGCTACGACGGCGCGGCGCCGGTGCGGATCGGCAACGCGGCGTACGCGCAGGTCCAGACCGACGTGTTCGGGGAGGTGCTGGTCGCGCTCGACCGCGCCCGTGCGGCGGGCGTGGGGGAGGACCGATCGTCCTGGTCGCTCCAGGTGGCCCTGCTGGGCTTCGTCGCGCGCACGTGGCGGCAGGCCGACCGGGGCATCTGGGAGATCCGGGGGGCCGAGCGGCACTTCACCCACTCGCGCGTCATGGTCTGGGCGGCGTTCGACCGGGGTATCCGCGGGGCCGAGCGGTACGGGCTCGACGCCCCGGTCGAGGAGTGGCGTCGGATCCGCGCGGAGATCCGCGAGGAGGTCGAGCGCACCGGGTACCGAGCGGACCTCGGCTGGTTCGTCCAGCACGACGCGACCGACGAGGTGGACGCCTCGCTGCTGCAGCTGCCCCAGGTCGGATTCGTGCGCCCCGACGATCCCCGGATGCTCCGCACGGTCGCCCGCATCGAGGAGACGCTGCTGCACCACGGCCTGCCCCTGCGGTACCGCACCGGCTCCGGCGTCGACGGACTGGACGGCGAGGAGAACCCGTTCCTCGCGTGCGCGTTCTGGCTGGTGGAGCAGTACGCCAGGTCGGGGCGCGTCGAGGACGCCGTACGGCTCATGGACCGCTTGGTCGGGTTCGCGAACGACGTGGGGCTGCTGTCGGAGCAGTACGACCCGGTCGCGCGCCGGCACGCGGGCAACACCCCGCAGGCGCTGTCGCACCTGGCCCTCGTGCGCGCCGCCGACGCGATCGCGAAGTCGCGTGCGGGCGAGGACATGGACGATCGCTGACCCGTGGTCGCGGAGACGACGAGACCCCCTCCGCGGAGGGGGTCTCGTGCACCTGGTGGTCGGGGTGACAGGATTTGAACCTGCGACCTCTTCGTCCCGAACGAAGCGCGCTACCAAGCTGCGCCACACCCCGGTGGCCCGAAGGCCTCAACAAGGATAGCCGATAATCCGAGTGCTGCTGACCACCCGGCGACCGGCCCTGCTAGGGGGCCGGCACCAGCGTGAGCAGCGTCGCCTCGGGCGGGCACGCGAAGCGCACGGGTGCGGTGATGGCCGTTCCGAGGCCGGCCGACACGTTCAGGTACGCCGTGTGCAGCCCGTGGCCCCACAGGCTCAGCCCACGCGCCTGCGAGCGCGGGATGTCGCAGTTGGTCACCAGTGCCCCGTAGCCGGGCACGCGCACCTGGCCGCCGTGGGTGTGCCCGGCGAGGATGAGCTGGGCGCCGTGGTTCACGAAGGAGCCGAGCACGCGCCGGTACGGTGCGTGGGTGACCCCGATGGTGACGGTCGGGCGGTCGGGACCGCCTGCGTCGTCGTCAGACCACGAGTCGTCGCCCCACGGGTCGCCCTCGCGCAGCTCGTCGATCGCGGCGGTGATGAGGTCGAGCCGGTCGTAGCCCTTGTGCGCGTCGTCGACGCCGAAGAACTCCAGGTGCGTGCCGCGGAGCTGCATGGCTGCGGCCGCGTTGTCGAGGTCGATCCAGCCGAGCTCGTCGAAGAAGGCGTGCAGCGCGTCGATGTCGAGCCGTGCGGCGTTCGGCCCGCCGACCTTCGACGGCCCGGCGAAGTAGCGGAACGGGTTCTTCAGCGTCGGGCCGAAGTAGTCGTTCGAGCCGTTGACGAAGACGCCGGGGATGCCCGCGAAGGGCTCGAGCGCGCGCCGGACTCCCTCGAGTCCCCGCTCATGGCCGAGGTTGTCGCCGGTGTCGACGACCAGGTCGGGCTGCAGTTCGGCGAGGCTGCGCACCCACTCCTGCTTGTCGCGCTGCCAGGGCGCCATGTGCAGGTCGGAGAGGTGCAGCACGCGCAGCGGTTCCGCGCCGTCGGGGAGCACCGGCACGGTGACCTCGCGCAGCGTCCACCGCGTGCGCTCCACGAGGGAGCCCCACGCGAGGGCCGCGAGGCCGACCGCACCGACGAGCGTCAGTGCGGTCGAAGCCCCGCGGTGCCCGGCTCGAGTCACCCGCCGCCGCCGCTGTTGCCGTTGGTCCCGCCGCCGTCGCCGCCGCCGTCACCGGGGCCGGGGTCCACGAATCGGCCGATCACGATGGTGACGCGCGAGCCCTGTCGGGCGTTCTCGCCGGCGCCGGGGTCCTGCGAGATCACGACGCCGTCCTGGGTCGGATCGGTGACGTCCTCCTCGCGCACCCGCACGTTATAGCCGCTGAGCTGGTCACGCGCGGCCTGCTCGGTCATCCCGACGACGTTCGGCACGTTGGCGACCTTGCCGTTCGAGGTGTTCACGGTGATGACCGTGCCGCGGCCGGCCTGGCCCTCGGGGCTGATGCTCGAGACGGTGCCCTTCGGCTGGCTCGAGTCCTCCTCGCTGCCCTCCTGGTACACGAAGCCGGCCTCCTCGAGTGCGGTCTGCGCCGCCTCGGGGCTCAGCCCGATGACATCCGGAATGTCGACCAGCACCTGCTTGAAGTACTCGGGGTTCGCCTCGGGGAACGCGTCGCCGCCGTACTTCGCGTCGGCCACCGTCATGATGTCCTTCCACATGCGGTGACGCGCGGTCGCGGCGGGACCGGAGTCCCAGTAGATGTTGCGCAGCGCGACCTGCCTGCCGGGAGGAGCGGTGACGTGGCCGACCCAGACGGCGGTGGCGACCTTCGTGCTGGCGCCGTTCATCCAGGTGTCCTTGGAGTCGTCGGTCGTACCCGTCTTGCCGATGTGGGGCACGCCCGAGTACGTGTTCGACGCGACCGCGGTGCCGCCGCCGGCGAAGGTCTGCTGCATCGCGTACTGCATGGCTGCGGCGACGTCCTCGGTGACCGACTGGGTGCAGTCGGGCTCGGGGACGTAGACGTCGTCGCCGGCCGAGTCGCGCACCAGGTGGATCGGGTTCGGGGCGCAGGTGAGGCCGTTGTTGGCGATGCCCGCGTAGGCGGCCGCCATCGTGATCGGCGCGATCTCCTGCGTGCCCAGCACGTCCGAGGGGTTCATCTGGAGCGCGTTGCCGTCGGCGCGGTGGATGCCGAACGCCTGGGCGGTCTCCTTGATGCCGCAGAGGTCGAGCTGCTGCGCCATCGCGACGAAGCTGGTGTTGACCGACCACTTCACGGCGTCGACGGCGTTGGTCGCCACGCGACCGTCGTCGTTCTTCGGGTCGAACGAGCCGACGAAGTTGCCGTCGCACGTGTTCGTGAAGTTGGTGAACACCCGACGCTGGCCGTTGAACGACTCCAGCAGCGAGTGGCCCTCGTTCAGCCACTCTGCGAGGGTGAACACCTTGTACGTCGATCCGGGCTGGAACCCGCTCGAGCCGCCGTACGCGTAGTCGGTGTTGTAGTTCACCGCGGAGTACTGGGCGCCCTTCGCAAGCACGTCCGGATCGTTGGAGAAGGTCTTGTTCTGCGTCATCGCGAGCACGCGGCCGGTGCCCGGCTCGACGCTCACGGCGGTCGATCCGACGTCGAATCGCGCGTCCACCGACGGCACGTTCGCCTTCATCGTCGCCACGGAGGCCTTCTGGAGGTCCATGTCGATCGTGGTGTAGATGTCCAGGCCGCCCTTCTGGAGCAGCTGGAGGCCCTCGTTGACGTCCTCGGTCTCGGGGTCGTCGAGCTTGTTCTTGATCTCCCAGGTGACGTAGTCGCAGAAGTACCCGAGGTCGCCGGCCGACTGGCAGCCCGTGCTGGGCTCGGTGATCTTCGGTTCGACGGGCGTCGCGACCGCCTCGTCGTACTCCTCCTGGGTGATCTTCTTGTACTCGAGCATCTCGCCGAGAATGTAGTTGCGGCGCTCCATGTTGGCCGCATAGGGCACGGCCTCGCCGTCGGCGTTCACCGTGTCCTTGCCGTTGGTCTCGCTGTCGGGGTAGTCGAGGCGGAACTTCTCGGGGTTGTTGACGATCGCGATCAGGCTCGCCGCCTGTGCGAGCGAGAGGTCGGCCGCACTCTTGTCGAAGTAGTACTTCGACGCCGACTCGACACCGTACTGGCGCCCGCCGAAGTGCGCGATGTTGAGGTACCCGAGGAGGATGTCGTCCTTCGAGTTCTGCTTCTCCAGGGTGATCGCGTAGCGCATCTCCTTGAGCTTGCGCTCCGGGGTGGTCGCGGTCGCCTCGGCGTAGGCCGCCTGTTCCTCCTCGGCGGTGGTCGCCTCGGCGATGCCCTGCTGGATCAGCACGTTCTTCACGTACTGCTGCGTGATCGAGGAACCGCCCTGGACGTCGCGGTTCAGCACGTAGGTGCTGACGGCACCGCGAATGGTGCCCTGGAGGTCGACGCCGCCGTGCTCGTAGAACCGGGGGTCCTCACCCGAGATCGCGGCGTCCTTGATGTACTGGCTGATGTTGTCCCAGGAGACTTCCTCGCGGTTCTGGTCGAAGAACGAGGCGATCTCCTTCCAGTTGTCCCCATCCTTGGCGTAGATGGTGGACTTCTGCGACAGGTCGTCGATCTCGAGGTAGCCGGGGAGGTTCTCGAACATGCTGATGCTGCTGTTCGCGGCCATGCCGGTCACGGCGAGTGCGGGGGTCACCGTGGCGGTCACGAGCACACCGGCGAGGGCGCTCAGGCCGAGGATGCCGAGCAGGCCTCCGGCAGCCCCGCTCAGGGTACGTTTTTCGGCAGACATATAGTGGAGCCTAGCGCCGGAGGCTGGCAAACCGCTCCACCGGCGCCCGCCTCCGCCAGACCTGCGACGAAGGAGCCAGATGCCCGCCTGGGAGTACGTGACGACCCCCCTGCTGATCCACAACACGGCAGCGATCCTGAACAACTGGGGACGCGATGGATGGGAGCTCGTGCAGATCGTCTCCGGGCCCGAGGGCGGGCTCGTCGCCTACCTCAAGCGCCCCGTCGGCGGCGGCGACTCGCAGGCCGCGTCCGCCGGCGCCGCCGCAGCCGCCGAGGCCGCGAAGCAGTTCGAGGGCGAGCAGTGACCGGTTCGGTCGCCGCGCGCCTCGCCGAGCTCGGCCTCGAGCTCCCCGCCGTCGCCGCGCCGGTGGCCGCGTACGTGCCGGCCGTCGTGAGCGGCAACCTCGCGTTCACCTCGGGGCAGCTCCCGTTCGTCGCCGGTGCGCTGCCGGAGACCGGCAAGGTGGGCCTGGGCGAGGGCCTGGTCGACCCGGATGCCGCGAAGGGCTACGCCCGCACCTGCATCCTGAACGCGCTCGCCGCCGCCGAGTCCGTCATCGGCTCGCTCGACCGCGTGACGCGCGTCGTGAAGGTCACCGGCTTCGTGGCATCCGACCCGTCGTTCACCGGCCAGCCCGGCGTGATCAACGGCGCGTCCGAGCTGCTGGGCGAGGTCTTCGGCGATGCCGGCCGCCACGCGCGCTCGGCCGTCGGCGTGCCCGTGCTGCCGCTCGACTCGCCGGTCGAGGTCGAGCTCGTCGTCGAGTTCGCGTAGGCGACGACCGCGCCCCTCGGGAACGCGGACGACGACCGCGCCCCTCGGGAACGCGGGGGAGGGGCGGACGCCGGCGCGCGGCATCCGCCCCGCCGCGTCAGCGCACCTGCGCGCTGATGATCTCCATGATCGACGTGTCGGCGAGCGTGGTGGTGTCGCCCACCTCGCGGCCCTCGGCGAGGTCGCGCAGCAGGCGCCGCATGATCTTGCCCGAGCGCGTCTTCGGCAGCTCGTTGACGATGAACACCTGGCGCGGGCGGGCGATGGCCCCGATCTCCTTCGCGACGTGCGCACGCAGCTCCTGGCTGGTCGCGTCGGTGTCGCTCGCTGCCGAGACCTGGCGGTCCTTCAGGATCACGAAGGCCACCACGGCCTGGCCGGTGGTCTCGTCGGACGCGCCGACGACCGCGGCCTCGGCGGTCATGGGGTGCGCGACGAGCGACGACTCGATCTCGGCCGTGGAGAGCCGGTGGCCGGAGACGTTCATGACGTCGTCCACGCGGCCGAGCAGCCAGATGTCGCCGTCCTCGTCGCGGCGGGCGCCGTCGCCGGCGAAGTACTTGTCGCCGAACTTGTCCCAGTAGGTCTCCTGGAAGCGCTGCGGGTCGCCCCAGATGCCGCGGAGCATGCTCGGCCACGGCTCGGTGACGGTCAGCAGTCCGCCGTCGGTGCCGGAGACCGGCTCGCCCTCGTCGGTGAGGATGTCGATCGAGATGCCGGGCACGGGCACCTGCGCGCTGCCCGGCTTCAGGTCGGTGATGCCGGGCAGGGCGGAGATCATGATCGCGCCGGTCTCGGTCTGCCACCAGGTGTCGACCACCGGGATCGACCCGCCGCCGATGACGTGGCGGTACCAGATCCACGCCTCGGGGTTGATCGGCTCGCCCACCGAGCCGAGCACGCGCAGGGTGCGCAGGTTGAACGACTGGGGAATCTGCCGGCCGGCCTTCATGAAGGAGCGGATGGCCGTGGGCGCCGTGTAGAAGATGGTGACGCCGTACTTCTCGATGATCTCCCACCAGCGCCCGGGGTGCGGGGTGTCGGGGGTGCCCTCGTAGATGACCTGGGTCGCGCCGTTCGCGAGCGGACCGTAGACGACGTAGGAGTGACCGGTGATCCAGCCGACGTCGGCCGTGCACCAGTACACGTCGGTCTCGGGGTGGAGGTCGAACACGTTCCTGTGCGTGAAGGCCGCCTGCGTCAGGTAGCCGCCCGAGGTGTGCAGGATGCCCTTCGGCTTCCCGGTGGTGCCCGAGGTGTAGAGGATGAAGAGCGGATGCTCCGCGTTGAACGCGGGCGCCTCGTGCTCGTCGGACGCCTCGGCGGCGAGCTCGTGCCACCAGTGGTCGCGGCCCTCGACCCAGTCGACCTCGTTCTCGCCGCGTCGCACCACGAGCACGTGGCCGACGGAGCCGGCCGACTTGGCGACGGCCTCGTCGACGGTCGGCTTCAGCGGGAAGACCTTGCCCTTGCGGTAGCCACCGTCGGCGGTGATGACGACGGACGCCTCGGCGTCGTCGATGCGCGAGGCGAGGCTGTCGGCGCTGAACCCGCCGAACACGACGGAGTGGATCGCCCCGATGCGGGCGACCGCGAGCATCGCGACGACGGCCTCGGGGATGAGCGGCATGTAGACGGCCACGCGGTCGCCGGGCTTCACGCCCAGGCCGACGAGCACGTTGGCGGTGCGCTTGACGTCGGCGGTGAGCTCGGCGTACGTGATCGAGCGGCTGTCTCCGGGCTCGCCTTCGAAGTGGAGTGCGACGCGGTCGCCGTTGCCGGCCTCGACGTGACGGTCGAGGCAGTTGGCCGCGACGTTCAGTTCACCGTCGTCGAACCACTTGGCGAACGGCGGGTTCGACCAGTCGAGCGTGCGGGTGAACGGGGTGCTCCAGGTGAGCAGGGAGCGGGCCTGGTCGGCCCAGAAGGCGAGGCGGTCCGCGGACGCGGCCTCGGCGAGCTCGGTTCCGGCGACGGCCTGGGCTGCGAACTCGGGGCTCGGCCGGAATCGGCGGATCTCCTCGAGCGTGTGATCGATCTGGACGTTCATGTCGTACGGTCGCTCCTTCGCGAACGGGATCTTCGGTGGGTTTCGCCTGCCCGGTACGACCCTATCCCGCGGTCGGG
It contains:
- a CDS encoding transglycosylase domain-containing protein; the protein is MSAEKRTLSGAAGGLLGILGLSALAGVLVTATVTPALAVTGMAANSSISMFENLPGYLEIDDLSQKSTIYAKDGDNWKEIASFFDQNREEVSWDNISQYIKDAAISGEDPRFYEHGGVDLQGTIRGAVSTYVLNRDVQGGSSITQQYVKNVLIQQGIAEATTAEEEQAAYAEATATTPERKLKEMRYAITLEKQNSKDDILLGYLNIAHFGGRQYGVESASKYYFDKSAADLSLAQAASLIAIVNNPEKFRLDYPDSETNGKDTVNADGEAVPYAANMERRNYILGEMLEYKKITQEEYDEAVATPVEPKITEPSTGCQSAGDLGYFCDYVTWEIKNKLDDPETEDVNEGLQLLQKGGLDIYTTIDMDLQKASVATMKANVPSVDARFDVGSTAVSVEPGTGRVLAMTQNKTFSNDPDVLAKGAQYSAVNYNTDYAYGGSSGFQPGSTYKVFTLAEWLNEGHSLLESFNGQRRVFTNFTNTCDGNFVGSFDPKNDDGRVATNAVDAVKWSVNTSFVAMAQQLDLCGIKETAQAFGIHRADGNALQMNPSDVLGTQEIAPITMAAAYAGIANNGLTCAPNPIHLVRDSAGDDVYVPEPDCTQSVTEDVAAAMQYAMQQTFAGGGTAVASNTYSGVPHIGKTGTTDDSKDTWMNGASTKVATAVWVGHVTAPPGRQVALRNIYWDSGPAATARHRMWKDIMTVADAKYGGDAFPEANPEYFKQVLVDIPDVIGLSPEAAQTALEEAGFVYQEGSEEDSSQPKGTVSSISPEGQAGRGTVITVNTSNGKVANVPNVVGMTEQAARDQLSGYNVRVREEDVTDPTQDGVVISQDPGAGENARQGSRVTIVIGRFVDPGPGDGGGDGGGTNGNSGGGG
- a CDS encoding RidA family protein, whose protein sequence is MTGSVAARLAELGLELPAVAAPVAAYVPAVVSGNLAFTSGQLPFVAGALPETGKVGLGEGLVDPDAAKGYARTCILNALAAAESVIGSLDRVTRVVKVTGFVASDPSFTGQPGVINGASELLGEVFGDAGRHARSAVGVPVLPLDSPVEVELVVEFA
- the acs gene encoding acetate--CoA ligase yields the protein MNVQIDHTLEEIRRFRPSPEFAAQAVAGTELAEAASADRLAFWADQARSLLTWSTPFTRTLDWSNPPFAKWFDDGELNVAANCLDRHVEAGNGDRVALHFEGEPGDSRSITYAELTADVKRTANVLVGLGVKPGDRVAVYMPLIPEAVVAMLAVARIGAIHSVVFGGFSADSLASRIDDAEASVVITADGGYRKGKVFPLKPTVDEAVAKSAGSVGHVLVVRRGENEVDWVEGRDHWWHELAAEASDEHEAPAFNAEHPLFILYTSGTTGKPKGILHTSGGYLTQAAFTHRNVFDLHPETDVYWCTADVGWITGHSYVVYGPLANGATQVIYEGTPDTPHPGRWWEIIEKYGVTIFYTAPTAIRSFMKAGRQIPQSFNLRTLRVLGSVGEPINPEAWIWYRHVIGGGSIPVVDTWWQTETGAIMISALPGITDLKPGSAQVPVPGISIDILTDEGEPVSGTDGGLLTVTEPWPSMLRGIWGDPQRFQETYWDKFGDKYFAGDGARRDEDGDIWLLGRVDDVMNVSGHRLSTAEIESSLVAHPMTAEAAVVGASDETTGQAVVAFVILKDRQVSAASDTDATSQELRAHVAKEIGAIARPRQVFIVNELPKTRSGKIMRRLLRDLAEGREVGDTTTLADTSIMEIISAQVR
- a CDS encoding VanZ family protein, whose amino-acid sequence is MGWFRRRPWLTAVLVVAYFALLGLTLGYPYPIDGERGTRFVLVLDAMGSIGIASRYTYILIEFTSNVLLFLPLGLFGYAFTGRVPGVRRARWARAALTLAVGTSLSITAEALQERFLPERTADLRDVISNTIGVLLGCVLAMALDHREARRATAARVTGA
- a CDS encoding LCP family protein, encoding MSLNLDESEVAPRKRTGLRVTLITLGAILGVIAIGIAVVAIFIGTIARTWDEETAKLLEEDTFPEESLRPPVIEDGDAANAVNILLLGSDTRDAVGDDITDLPGGQRSDTIMVVNISGDREHVTVMSILRDSWVEIPGHGTAKINAALSYGGVPLAVQVIEGLIDARIDQVAIVDAESFKGLTDALGGVDLNNPIAFQSTHIDHFFPQGMQHLDGELAMAYARERKAYADGDYQRVRNQQLFISSVMDTALSADTALNPGRVADIVSAVSPFITVSEGLNAAYVGGLALEMTSIRKDDITFFTMPTSGIGVSADGQSIVIVDESRIPEMQEAWAEDEVNEFANLVKSGG
- a CDS encoding glycoside hydrolase family 15 protein — translated: MREAPGGAGGAHVGGWHDGGMARPIEDYALIGDCHTAALLASDGSIDWLCLPRFDSASVFGALLGDEEHGMWRVAPAGAATSTTRAYRDDTFAVTTRWETERGAVDVIDVMPRGDRRADVIRRVRGVRGTVDMVEDLRIRFDYAAALPWMRQVGTEERPALLAVAGPDAIIVRGPQLVASDHRHLAHFTVAEGETVDIVLTWYPAYREPPPAIDVDRRLEEDHEWWRAWASACIEPGAYDDAVHRSLLVLRALTHEDTGGIVAAATTSLPERFGGSRNWDYRYVWLRDAALTLESLLLHGYDEEALEWRNWLLRAIAGDPGDVQIMYGLSGERRLMEYTLDVLPGYDGAAPVRIGNAAYAQVQTDVFGEVLVALDRARAAGVGEDRSSWSLQVALLGFVARTWRQADRGIWEIRGAERHFTHSRVMVWAAFDRGIRGAERYGLDAPVEEWRRIRAEIREEVERTGYRADLGWFVQHDATDEVDASLLQLPQVGFVRPDDPRMLRTVARIEETLLHHGLPLRYRTGSGVDGLDGEENPFLACAFWLVEQYARSGRVEDAVRLMDRLVGFANDVGLLSEQYDPVARRHAGNTPQALSHLALVRAADAIAKSRAGEDMDDR
- a CDS encoding metallophosphoesterase → MTRAGHRGASTALTLVGAVGLAALAWGSLVERTRWTLREVTVPVLPDGAEPLRVLHLSDLHMAPWQRDKQEWVRSLAELQPDLVVDTGDNLGHERGLEGVRRALEPFAGIPGVFVNGSNDYFGPTLKNPFRYFAGPSKVGGPNAARLDIDALHAFFDELGWIDLDNAAAAMQLRGTHLEFFGVDDAHKGYDRLDLITAAIDELREGDPWGDDSWSDDDAGGPDRPTVTIGVTHAPYRRVLGSFVNHGAQLILAGHTHGGQVRVPGYGALVTNCDIPRSQARGLSLWGHGLHTAYLNVSAGLGTAITAPVRFACPPEATLLTLVPAP